The following proteins come from a genomic window of Candidatus Francisella endociliophora:
- a CDS encoding type II toxin-antitoxin system RatA family toxin: MNKVNKSAVVNYSAAQMYDLVNAIEDYPEFLPMCYDIEVFEHTETEAKASLKIKSGFVKLDFATHNTMVRNEHIHLNLMNGPFKSLVGDWKFEPQDENSSKVSLDMEFTFENKFVEMALGPVFKGLAEKMLGAFCKRAEEVYK, from the coding sequence ATGAATAAAGTTAATAAATCTGCAGTTGTGAATTATAGTGCTGCACAAATGTACGACCTAGTAAATGCTATTGAGGATTATCCTGAATTTCTGCCGATGTGTTATGATATTGAGGTTTTTGAGCATACAGAAACAGAGGCAAAAGCATCACTTAAAATCAAATCTGGTTTTGTGAAATTAGACTTTGCTACACATAATACTATGGTCAGAAATGAGCATATTCATCTTAACCTTATGAATGGACCATTTAAAAGCCTAGTCGGTGATTGGAAGTTTGAGCCTCAAGATGAAAATTCAAGTAAAGTATCATTGGATATGGAATTTACTTTTGAAAATAAGTTTGTTGAAATGGCTCTGGGCCCTGTGTTTAAAGGTCTTGCTGAAAAGATGCTTGGAGCTTTTTGTAAACGTGCAGAAGAGGTTTATAAATAG
- a CDS encoding RnfH family protein — protein MRVEVIYALPNEQKSFFVESEKAITVRQAIEQSKILHTYSELNNALDTLKVGIYGQIVDMDHQVSDKDRVEIYRDLTIDPKQARMLRAEQKRKREGIKGFGA, from the coding sequence GTGAGAGTAGAAGTTATTTACGCGCTACCAAATGAGCAAAAATCCTTTTTTGTAGAATCTGAAAAAGCTATAACAGTTAGACAAGCTATTGAACAATCCAAGATTTTGCATACATATTCTGAGCTGAATAATGCTTTAGATACTTTGAAAGTTGGCATATATGGCCAAATAGTTGATATGGATCATCAAGTGAGTGACAAAGATAGAGTAGAGATATATCGTGACTTAACTATAGATCCAAAACAGGCCCGTATGCTAAGAGCTGAGCAAAAGCGTAAAAGAGAAGGTATCAAGGGATTCGGTGCTTAA
- a CDS encoding YdcF family protein, with amino-acid sequence MQKNSYIFNHKINTFLKSIMILSIRNFFITILFTCFVISSAFSTNKNTPDYSTINLKQKAIENVQYSIMNESSADKYLNKAVTALKLAIKQLDPESRELLQLGLSLFSLQVDIKDYKQAGQTLDMLTESFPDNPIVQIYDTAYSYIFDFSNYRKSLRELKESAWAEMPIYINAFNIIDRSFHLHINMDVDELELERSTNPAIIILGSPLDDDGTMPEALIKKLQTGLKAYKHYPNSKIIVSGGRVKSGTTESYKMKQWLIDNKIPADQVILEDLSSNLVWQTMNTFNILKKLKPAISDIIIIDSASNIRRANAVFKQESFDNNMLDMKIHNLATSVKGYNIVYPLEDYEKVMIIKDTLRAAGIWLMPGMVF; translated from the coding sequence TTGCAAAAAAACTCTTATATATTTAATCATAAGATAAATACATTCTTAAAATCTATAATGATACTTTCGATAAGAAATTTTTTTATAACTATCTTATTTACTTGTTTTGTAATAAGCTCTGCTTTTTCAACTAATAAAAATACTCCTGATTATTCAACTATTAACCTTAAACAAAAAGCTATTGAAAATGTACAATACAGTATTATGAATGAAAGCTCTGCAGATAAGTATCTTAATAAAGCTGTAACTGCGCTAAAACTAGCCATCAAACAGTTAGATCCCGAAAGTAGAGAGCTTTTACAGCTAGGGCTTTCACTATTTTCACTGCAAGTAGATATCAAGGATTATAAGCAAGCAGGACAAACCTTGGATATGTTAACTGAAAGCTTTCCAGACAACCCAATTGTACAAATCTATGACACTGCATACTCATATATATTTGATTTTAGCAACTATAGAAAATCTTTACGCGAGTTAAAAGAATCTGCTTGGGCTGAAATGCCTATATATATCAATGCTTTTAATATCATTGATAGAAGCTTTCATCTCCATATAAATATGGATGTCGATGAATTAGAACTAGAGAGAAGCACTAACCCTGCAATTATAATCTTAGGCTCACCTCTAGATGATGATGGTACTATGCCAGAGGCTTTAATTAAGAAGTTACAAACTGGTCTAAAAGCATATAAACACTATCCTAATTCAAAAATAATAGTTAGTGGAGGCAGAGTAAAATCAGGAACAACAGAGTCTTATAAGATGAAGCAATGGCTAATTGATAATAAGATACCTGCTGACCAAGTAATATTAGAAGACTTATCTTCTAATCTAGTATGGCAAACTATGAATACATTTAATATTCTAAAAAAATTAAAGCCTGCGATCTCTGACATTATAATTATTGATTCAGCATCAAATATAAGAAGAGCAAATGCTGTATTTAAGCAAGAAAGTTTTGATAATAATATGTTAGATATGAAAATTCATAATCTAGCAACCTCGGTTAAAGGATATAATATTGTTTATCCTCTTGAAGATTATGAAAAAGTTATGATAATTAAAGATACTCTCCGCGCTGCAGGAATCTGGCTAATGCCTGGAATGGTTTTCTAA
- the lptF gene encoding LPS export ABC transporter permease LptF, whose product MILEKYYNKEIVNTFTSITLFIISIVSANILIRLFHKAYSQGLGIDSIIKFVILTLPENVTLVVPIALFLAIILCFGKYFSNNEMFVTLAGGVTWMEIVKNTLKPAYALSALTLLTTMYLVPLSKQTLDIYQSSLSARALLSAVTDDKIINLPNGRVLYIKNKSGDALNDVFLYQKTPKEAEYKVITAPEARVKSNRQAAYIDFKNVNIYTRNTKDFESSYGKADKAIYTMYDNSIRDFNHSRMDRLYMHTLIKDSFEKEKTTTYSAELFSRINNSLSVLVAAILGLALCQLRPRQNRYAKLLPSVVILGIYLFANVLTNTYMASGFIPIWIGIWLPHIAFVIFGIRTIRKQNGSSSKGGK is encoded by the coding sequence TTGATTTTAGAAAAATATTACAATAAAGAGATAGTAAACACATTCACTTCTATAACTTTATTTATAATCTCTATAGTATCAGCTAATATTCTCATTAGGCTATTCCATAAAGCTTACTCTCAAGGGCTAGGTATTGACTCAATAATTAAATTCGTTATCTTGACACTTCCTGAGAATGTAACTCTTGTTGTACCAATTGCATTATTTCTAGCAATAATACTTTGTTTTGGTAAATATTTTTCAAATAATGAAATGTTTGTAACACTTGCTGGTGGCGTAACATGGATGGAGATAGTTAAAAATACCTTGAAACCTGCCTATGCTTTAAGTGCTTTAACACTTCTTACAACGATGTACCTAGTTCCTTTATCAAAACAAACATTAGATATATATCAATCATCCCTATCAGCTCGAGCCTTACTCTCTGCTGTAACTGATGATAAGATAATAAATCTTCCTAACGGGCGAGTACTCTATATAAAAAATAAATCAGGCGATGCCTTAAATGATGTCTTTTTATATCAAAAAACTCCCAAAGAAGCAGAATATAAAGTTATAACAGCTCCTGAGGCAAGAGTTAAATCAAATAGGCAGGCTGCATATATAGACTTCAAAAATGTAAACATCTATACAAGAAATACTAAAGATTTTGAATCAAGCTATGGAAAAGCTGATAAAGCTATCTATACAATGTATGACAACTCTATCCGAGATTTTAACCATAGTAGAATGGATAGATTATATATGCATACATTAATAAAAGATTCTTTTGAAAAAGAGAAAACCACAACATATTCTGCGGAACTTTTTTCTCGTATAAATAATTCATTATCTGTATTAGTAGCAGCAATACTTGGACTTGCTTTATGTCAATTGAGACCTCGCCAAAACAGATATGCAAAACTTCTTCCATCAGTAGTAATATTAGGTATATATTTATTTGCGAATGTTCTTACAAATACTTATATGGCTAGTGGATTCATACCTATATGGATAGGAATTTGGTTACCTCATATTGCCTTTGTAATATTTGGTATTAGAACTATTAGAAAACAAAACGGATCTTCAAGCAAAGGTGGTAAATAA
- the smpB gene encoding SsrA-binding protein SmpB, with amino-acid sequence MSKHKVSPATIARNKRAFHDYTILEKFEAGIVLQGWEVKSVRAGKVQMIDSHIHIRKGEAWLFNCLITPLLSASTHVVADASANRKLLLNRREIDKIMGRVEQKGLTCVPLAMYWKGSRVKVEIALAQGKKVHDKRQAQKDKDWSREKDRLFKKAQR; translated from the coding sequence ATGAGTAAACATAAGGTTTCTCCAGCAACCATTGCTAGAAATAAAAGAGCCTTCCATGATTATACTATTTTAGAGAAATTTGAAGCTGGAATAGTACTACAAGGGTGGGAAGTAAAAAGCGTGAGAGCTGGTAAAGTACAAATGATAGATAGCCATATTCACATCCGAAAAGGTGAAGCTTGGCTATTTAACTGTCTAATCACGCCCCTACTATCTGCATCAACGCATGTTGTAGCTGATGCTTCAGCAAATCGTAAGCTACTACTTAATCGTCGTGAGATTGATAAAATCATGGGGAGAGTTGAGCAAAAAGGTCTAACTTGCGTACCACTTGCTATGTACTGGAAAGGCTCTCGAGTCAAGGTTGAGATCGCACTAGCGCAAGGTAAAAAAGTTCACGATAAACGTCAAGCTCAAAAAGACAAAGACTGGTCACGTGAAAAGGATAGATTATTCAAAAAGGCTCAACGATAA
- a CDS encoding class I SAM-dependent methyltransferase, with product MSENIKSSLKNIFDTWAESGRYQQTIDGHLTTVNHMVNYIDLPEKSFDFLDIGCGNGWVCERVSQFDNCNSCTGIDISSGMIAKANRENKNAKTNFYNSDILEWQTDKKFDLVFIVEAAYYFPDLKEYLAKIKSLIKEDGQIVLAIHYFKENIESHDWPEKHLNNTQINLLSSTEWQKTLKEVGFKSVQAKLFKDLFSQEKWERELGGLVIKATA from the coding sequence ATGAGTGAAAATATTAAAAGTAGTCTAAAAAATATCTTTGATACTTGGGCAGAATCTGGCAGATATCAACAAACTATAGATGGTCATCTAACTACAGTCAATCATATGGTGAACTATATTGATTTACCTGAGAAAAGTTTTGATTTTTTGGATATTGGTTGTGGAAATGGCTGGGTTTGTGAGAGGGTTAGCCAATTTGATAATTGTAATAGTTGCACAGGTATAGATATATCATCTGGTATGATTGCCAAAGCTAATCGTGAAAATAAAAACGCTAAAACTAATTTCTACAATAGTGACATTTTAGAATGGCAAACTGATAAAAAATTTGATTTAGTTTTTATTGTTGAAGCTGCTTATTATTTTCCTGACTTGAAAGAATATTTAGCTAAAATAAAAAGTCTTATCAAAGAGGATGGTCAGATAGTTTTAGCAATACATTATTTTAAAGAGAATATAGAATCACATGATTGGCCTGAGAAACATTTAAACAACACGCAAATCAATCTACTATCCAGTACTGAATGGCAAAAAACTCTAAAAGAAGTTGGATTTAAAAGTGTCCAAGCTAAACTTTTCAAAGATTTATTTTCTCAAGAAAAATGGGAAAGAGAACTTGGTGGGTTGGTTATTAAAGCTACGGCTTAA
- the mnmC gene encoding FAD-dependent 5-carboxymethylaminomethyl-2-thiouridine(34) oxidoreductase MnmC, which produces MNKKIAIIGAGLAGCSLAYELSKSNNFDITVFDKNDDIATQASGNFAGILAPYLTSDNNFSDQFHTLGYSLLLDFINEYKNEIEICNQGVLRILTDEKDLKRYQKIFAKRYINPDLAQLLSSENLSQMLKQKNDNNAVYYPNAISVVPKSVCQLLLKLSNAKLRLNSEFTDISKDYDSLWNLEFDNHNEKFDIIIFAGGYGLFNKVSYLNKIPVYPSLGQLTVIDKAFDIDKTIIDKGYIIPNYKENLQVIGATFRDNSDTAGDIRESDNEFNISQIKEILFDDQSKQINVVDSRVATRCVTSDHLPLIGKLVNYNKFENDFFKPISKGYPKSKMPQVEYEQGLYLASGFGSKGMCSCMVAAKIITSEITKQKHIVSDKLLDALSPQRFWLRSFKKGLKY; this is translated from the coding sequence ATGAATAAAAAAATCGCAATAATTGGAGCTGGATTAGCCGGGTGCTCATTAGCTTATGAGTTGAGCAAGTCAAATAATTTTGATATAACTGTATTTGATAAAAATGATGATATAGCTACTCAAGCATCAGGAAATTTTGCTGGTATATTAGCTCCATACCTGACTTCTGATAATAATTTCTCAGATCAGTTCCATACATTAGGTTATTCACTATTACTAGATTTTATAAATGAATATAAAAATGAAATTGAAATTTGTAATCAAGGTGTATTACGAATACTAACTGACGAGAAAGATCTAAAAAGATATCAAAAAATATTTGCAAAAAGATATATTAACCCAGATCTGGCACAATTACTTTCTTCAGAAAATTTATCTCAAATGCTTAAGCAGAAAAATGATAACAATGCTGTATATTATCCAAATGCAATATCAGTTGTACCCAAGAGTGTTTGTCAGCTTTTATTAAAATTATCAAATGCTAAGCTAAGATTAAATAGTGAGTTTACTGATATAAGTAAAGATTATGATAGCCTTTGGAATCTTGAGTTTGATAATCATAATGAAAAATTTGATATAATTATATTTGCTGGTGGGTATGGGCTATTTAATAAAGTCTCATATCTAAATAAGATTCCAGTTTATCCATCACTTGGTCAATTAACAGTTATTGATAAAGCTTTTGATATCGATAAAACTATCATAGATAAAGGTTATATTATCCCTAATTATAAAGAAAACTTACAAGTCATAGGGGCAACATTTAGAGATAACTCTGATACTGCTGGAGATATACGAGAGTCTGATAATGAGTTTAATATTTCTCAAATTAAAGAGATTCTTTTTGATGATCAAAGTAAGCAAATAAATGTCGTTGATTCAAGAGTTGCAACAAGATGTGTAACTTCAGATCATCTACCACTTATTGGTAAATTAGTTAATTATAATAAGTTTGAGAATGATTTTTTTAAACCAATATCAAAAGGTTATCCAAAATCTAAAATGCCACAAGTTGAATATGAACAGGGACTATATTTAGCATCTGGTTTTGGTTCAAAAGGGATGTGCTCATGTATGGTAGCTGCAAAGATTATAACTTCGGAAATTACAAAACAAAAACATATTGTTTCAGATAAATTATTAGATGCTTTATCTCCTCAAAGATTTTGGCTTAGAAGTTTTAAAAAAGGACTCAAATACTAA
- a CDS encoding transposase — MLKEHIQRKSNRLESFDYSQNCYYFVTICTKDKISYFGEISKDGKMVLNDCGEIVYEQWVWLSKQYKYVFLDEFVVVPNHFHGILIINDSTDVEAGRDLPEFKGTSYDMSLQKNIKIKSLSELIGAFKTASSKQIRNNLGLAEFQWQRSFYDHIIRTEQSLIKIREYIQNNPAKWHLDKYNYENLYE, encoded by the coding sequence GTGCTTAAAGAGCATATTCAAAGAAAATCTAATCGTCTAGAAAGTTTTGATTATTCACAAAACTGTTATTATTTTGTAACCATTTGCACAAAAGATAAAATTAGTTATTTTGGTGAGATATCCAAAGATGGCAAGATGGTTTTGAATGATTGTGGAGAAATTGTCTATGAACAATGGGTATGGCTAAGCAAGCAATATAAGTATGTATTTCTAGATGAGTTTGTTGTAGTGCCAAATCATTTTCATGGGATATTAATAATTAATGATTCAACAGACGTAGAGGCAGGTCGTGACCTGCCTGAATTTAAAGGGACAAGTTACGACATGTCCCTACAAAAAAATATCAAAATTAAATCATTATCAGAATTGATAGGTGCTTTTAAAACAGCATCATCAAAACAAATCAGAAACAATCTCGGTTTAGCTGAATTTCAATGGCAACGATCTTTTTATGATCATATAATAAGGACTGAACAATCTTTAATAAAAATCAGAGAATATATCCAGAATAATCCAGCTAAATGGCACTTGGATAAATATAACTACGAGAATTTATATGAATAA
- the ttcA gene encoding tRNA 2-thiocytidine(32) synthetase TtcA has product MSEIKISKTEKKLRHYITKAIADYKLINKGEKIMLCLSGGKDSFGLLKVLHGLIKDGTYDIDLHVYTLDQSQPGWDDSKLRKYLDNLGVSYEIETKNTYGVVIDKVPEGKTYCSLCSRLRRGNIYRYAKEHKMDKIILGHHRDDLIESLLMSILYQGQIKSMPPKFITQDGENTVIRPMVLVQERDLIEFAREQEFPIIPCNLCGSQENLKRKKVKKLIQDLAHENPKVPSNILNSLSNVLASHLMDKSLIELNNKD; this is encoded by the coding sequence ATGTCTGAGATTAAAATAAGCAAGACTGAGAAAAAACTCCGCCACTATATTACTAAAGCTATTGCGGATTATAAGCTTATTAATAAAGGCGAAAAAATTATGCTTTGCCTGTCTGGTGGAAAGGATTCTTTTGGACTTCTAAAAGTTCTACATGGTCTTATCAAAGATGGGACTTATGATATAGACCTTCATGTCTACACACTAGACCAATCTCAACCTGGTTGGGATGATAGCAAGCTTAGAAAATATCTAGATAATTTAGGCGTATCTTATGAGATTGAGACAAAAAATACTTATGGTGTGGTGATAGATAAAGTTCCAGAAGGTAAAACTTACTGTTCTCTTTGTTCAAGATTACGCCGTGGTAATATCTATAGATATGCAAAAGAGCATAAAATGGATAAAATTATATTAGGACATCATCGTGATGATTTAATTGAATCTTTATTAATGTCTATTCTATATCAGGGGCAAATTAAGTCTATGCCTCCTAAGTTTATCACGCAAGATGGTGAAAATACTGTAATTCGCCCAATGGTATTAGTCCAAGAACGTGACTTAATAGAATTTGCTAGAGAACAAGAGTTTCCAATAATCCCATGTAACCTATGTGGATCACAAGAGAATCTTAAAAGAAAGAAAGTTAAAAAACTTATCCAAGATTTAGCTCATGAAAATCCAAAAGTGCCAAGTAATATTTTAAATTCGCTTTCAAATGTATTAGCTAGTCATTTGATGGATAAGAGTTTAATAGAGTTAAATAATAAAGATTAA
- a CDS encoding MFS transporter encodes MNKNISPKNVIFAGLATSVEYFDFALFAYVTVFISAAFFPDSNSTVATIKTFGMFAAGYLMRPIGGVFFGNLGDKIGRKKILIITVSLMAVSTAIIAFTPSYQNIGIISVILIIFARMIQGFSIGGEYNGVLAILSESAPDNKRGLITAFGTFFSGFGVFLGTVVVFIFSSFLTGEQMHAYGWRLCFIIGTIMAIIVLIMQFKQDESPEYLKAKEDGVLEDAPVISAIREYPYQIFVVFALAGYLGIVYYMLAAFIPSLLEGEKLHYTTNMAMLVTMIASICYFATAPIWGMVSDKVGRKKVLLTSCAGIGILIYPSLYIIDTMGSPLLSCVVMSILMLLISAATATFVVTINELFPTHLRFSGVATGYNISNALLGGTVPLVSSLLIVYFGQMAPALYAVLASIVIVAIVARMPETRGIELEE; translated from the coding sequence ATGAATAAAAATATATCTCCTAAAAATGTCATTTTTGCAGGTTTAGCAACAAGTGTAGAGTATTTTGATTTTGCTTTATTTGCTTATGTAACAGTCTTTATTTCGGCTGCTTTTTTTCCTGATAGTAATTCAACAGTAGCGACTATCAAAACGTTTGGGATGTTTGCCGCTGGCTATCTTATGAGACCTATCGGGGGTGTTTTCTTTGGAAACCTTGGTGATAAGATTGGGCGTAAAAAAATTCTAATCATTACAGTGTCGCTAATGGCAGTATCTACTGCAATTATTGCATTTACACCAAGTTATCAAAATATAGGAATTATATCTGTTATATTGATAATCTTTGCACGTATGATACAAGGTTTCTCAATTGGTGGTGAGTATAATGGCGTACTTGCAATCCTTAGTGAGTCTGCTCCTGATAATAAGCGTGGTCTGATTACAGCTTTTGGCACATTCTTTTCAGGATTTGGAGTGTTTTTAGGAACTGTTGTAGTATTTATATTTTCTAGCTTTTTAACAGGTGAGCAAATGCATGCTTACGGTTGGAGATTATGCTTTATAATTGGTACTATAATGGCTATTATTGTTTTAATTATGCAATTTAAACAAGATGAGTCTCCAGAATATTTAAAAGCAAAAGAAGATGGTGTATTAGAAGATGCTCCTGTTATTTCTGCTATTAGAGAATATCCGTATCAAATATTTGTGGTGTTTGCATTAGCTGGTTATTTAGGCATTGTTTATTATATGTTAGCAGCATTTATTCCCTCCCTTTTGGAAGGTGAAAAATTACATTACACAACAAATATGGCAATGTTAGTAACGATGATCGCATCAATATGTTATTTTGCAACAGCTCCTATTTGGGGGATGGTTTCTGATAAAGTAGGGCGTAAGAAAGTATTACTAACATCTTGTGCAGGTATTGGTATACTTATATATCCTAGCTTATATATCATTGATACAATGGGCTCACCATTATTATCTTGTGTGGTTATGTCTATTTTGATGCTACTTATCTCAGCGGCGACAGCTACGTTTGTAGTAACTATAAATGAATTATTTCCAACACACCTTAGATTTAGTGGTGTTGCAACTGGTTATAATATCAGCAACGCTTTATTAGGTGGTACAGTGCCTTTAGTCTCTAGTCTATTGATTGTATATTTTGGACAAATGGCACCAGCTCTATATGCAGTATTAGCATCGATTGTGATTGTAGCTATTGTTGCAAGAATGCCAGAAACTAGAGGGATTGAACTAGAGGAATAA